Within the Staphylococcus argenteus genome, the region GCTACTCTCGTATGTAAATTCCATCTTTCCATAGCAATCGCTAATATAAATCCACCTAAAAATAAAAAGATAATATCATTACCATATTCGGATGATACCTGTTCTGGTGTTAGTATGTGTCCCAATGGCAACAACACTATTGGCAATAAACTTGTCGCTGCGATTGGTATTGCTTCTGTAATCCACCATGTTGCAATCCATAATGTGATTGCTAATACGTAAACACCTTTCCAAGGTAAGTCTTGTGGATGAAAGAACACTAAAGTTAAAAGAAACAGCAATGGTCCTAATATTAGCCCAATAAGTTGTCCCATACTAAATGGTTTCTTTTTCTTTGATGTTGAAAAGAAAGTTAAATACCTTTTTGAAGTCGTTAATTGATATCGATTAAAATAAGCCATAAAATCCCCCCTCATTTGATTCTGACAAGCATAGCTAACCAACTTTAAAAACATACAGAAAGTTGTATAACTTGTATTATCATTACCGTCAAAATGCCCCTTTTATCAGATAATTGGGTTTATTATAGCATATTTATACCGTTTTATGAATGCGCTTTCATAAAAATTTTCTTCCTCTCAATCCTATTTTTATCTAATTTCTATTTTTTTATATCACTGACATTGATTGTCGTCACTTTAATATCCGCTTCAATTGAACTTAAAAACACTCTATCAATATCTTCTAAATGTATCGTTTGCAAGAGATTATTAAATTTATTACCTACTATTAGAACATCTTTATGTTTTACGTTATTGTAATTGCGCACGTGTATAGCATCTTTTTCCATTGGCCCTAAAAACTCATTCCCAATGATATTCATATTTATACCAGCCTGTGATCCTAAATCTTTTCCGGTTAATACATCCGCTGCATTTTTACCGTCCCTCACTCCTAGATATCTTATTCCACCTTGGCAATCAATAAATCTATTATTAATAATATACGTATCTTTGTATTTTAAAGGTGTCAATGCATAACCTTGTATACCTTCAAATGTATTATTAATAATGTGAACGTTATCGTAATAACAATTATGTCTACTCGCATGTGAGCCAATAGCCCGATTCCAGCTACCCATTTCAGATAATTCAGAAGGTCCAAAGTAACAATGATCAATTATGACATTTTTGGTAATCGTGCCATCTGTAGTTCCGAATTTTGGAAAAGCGCCAGGCACTTGAATATCTAGCTGTATCGCTTCAGAGTAAAAGCGTTCTCCACTATAATCTACGAATCCTTCAAACGAACAATCTTTGATATAAAGTCCATTAATACCACAAGCATCAAGAGCATGACCACTAACCACATTCTTAATTGTCACACCAATTAATTGAATGTCTTCCGCATGACCCATACACATAGCCGTGTTATTGTAAGGATAAGCCACACCATTCATATCAAACGTTCCTCCTTTAATATGAATATGGCTGTTACCGTTATAACCTCTATAAAATCCATATCTATGTCCATTCTTTAATAGCGTTCCAGAATTACAACGTCGTAATATCGTTTCATTTTCCAGCACTAATGTTGTATTACCGTATATCGTTAATGGTTTACAAATGTCATATGTTCCTTTTGGTATATACACCGTTGTCTGCTTGCGATAACCATAGTTTAATGCGCGTTGTATTGCTCGTGTATCTTTCTTTTTATTATGACCAGTTAATCCAAAATCTTTCGCATTAATATGCATAAATTGTCATCCTTTTTTATTTTCTAATTACTTCTTATATTATCCCATTATTTAAATTATAATCCTTCTAAATTTGATTAGATTCACGTACCAAATTTACTTATTTAAAATCCTCAGTATTCATATATCCATAGATTGTCACATTGTTATTTTAGCTACCTACTTGTCAAATCTAGTATTTGTGAATTTATTTTTTTAAATATAGTTCAAAAATATCCCATAATATTGAGTGATTGCGTTATTTACTCTTCCAAAAAAGTTGATTAATCTATATACTTAATCTATATTTATATATTAACCATTTGGGTTAAAAATTACTCTAGCATTTATGAATAGATGGGAGTTTATTTTATTATTATATAGGAGAGATTTTGAATGACACATCGCGCACTATTAGTTGTTGACTATTCATATGATTTTATCGCAGACGATGGCTTACTTACTTGTGGTAAACCTGGACAAAATATAGAAGATTTTATTGTTTCTCGTATCAATGATTTTAATTATTATCAAGACCATATATTCTTTTTAATGGATTTACATTATTTACATGACATTCATCATCCTGAAAG harbors:
- a CDS encoding glycosyl hydrolase family 28-related protein, coding for MHINAKDFGLTGHNKKKDTRAIQRALNYGYRKQTTVYIPKGTYDICKPLTIYGNTTLVLENETILRRCNSGTLLKNGHRYGFYRGYNGNSHIHIKGGTFDMNGVAYPYNNTAMCMGHAEDIQLIGVTIKNVVSGHALDACGINGLYIKDCSFEGFVDYSGERFYSEAIQLDIQVPGAFPKFGTTDGTITKNVIIDHCYFGPSELSEMGSWNRAIGSHASRHNCYYDNVHIINNTFEGIQGYALTPLKYKDTYIINNRFIDCQGGIRYLGVRDGKNAADVLTGKDLGSQAGINMNIIGNEFLGPMEKDAIHVRNYNNVKHKDVLIVGNKFNNLLQTIHLEDIDRVFLSSIEADIKVTTINVSDIKK